CTTTTCTGCACTGGCAATGTGGAGTACGGTTTCCCGGACACTGCTGAAGCTGCTCGTATGAACCTGATTCCATTGCTCCTCCTCCAGTTGTTCCAGCCAACCCATGACTTTCCTATTGGCCCAATGCGTGTAGTTCATCAGGCCTTTGAAATACTGCTTATTCATGAGAGATATTTACTGTTTGGCGTAAATCAATAAGGATGCCTTTGCAAGTGCGTTGCCGTTTAGCAGAAATCCGGTAAAGGCCGCGCTGGTGTTTTCTCCCGCTTCGATCGGTTCTTTCAGCGCGTAAACCGTGATCTGGTAGCGGTGCAGCTCTCCTGCCGGCGGACATGGCCCGAAATAGCCTTTCAAACCGATATCGCTCAACCCGCCAAGTGCGCCTGCGGGCAGTTTGTTTGTTTCCAGGTTACCGGCGTCGCTTTCCAGGGAATGAACGGAAGCCGGAATGTTGTAAACCACCCAATGCCAGAGGCCGCTCCCCGTTGGGGCGTCCAAATCGTATAGGGTTACGGCAAAGGCTTTCGTTCCTTCCGGGGCGTTTTCCCAATGCAGTTCCGGCGATTTGTTTTCTCCTGCGCAGCCATTCCCCACTCCGAAATGCGTGTTGGTAAATTGTCCGCCCAGTTCGTTGCTTTTCAATGTAAATGTTGATCCTTGTGTGCTCATCTTTCTTTGCGTTTTAATGATTACTGCAAAGTTAGAGGGAACACTGCGCCTGAGTTTGTCGCTAATCGGTCAAAGATTGTCGGAGAAAGCTCGTTTTTGCTGCTGGAATTCTTTCGGACTCACCCCGTAAACCTGCTTAAACGACTGCGAAAAGCTGGAATGGTTCTCATACCCGACCTTGTAGAACACTTCTCCGGGATGATCGTTCTCCAGCAGGAAGGTTGCGGCCAGTTCCATCTTCTGCTGCAAAAAATACTGGCGCGGGGTAAGCTGATAGAGTTTTTGGAACCGGCGCTTGAAAGTGGAAACACTCGTGTGGCATAAAAAAGCCAGTTCTTCCAATGTCAGGTTGCTCGTTATGTTCTGCTCCACCGCTTTCCGGATTTCCAGGTCGGAATACTCTTCCTGGCTGCGGATTTGAAAGGACAAAAGCTCTTTCGGATAGTTTTCCAGCAGGTAAAGCATCAATTCTTCGAATTTCAAAGCAATTTTCTGCTCCGAAAGCCCCGGCGTCTCCTGGTTGATAAACTTCAGCGACTGGATGTAATTCCTTATAAACTCATCCTTTTCAAAAACAACAAAAGGTTTCTTATCCGCTGACAGGTCGGGAGAAATCCTTGAGATCAAAGAGGCATATTTCGTGAAAAACCGTGTTAAAGCCGCATTCTCAAAGAAGAGCAAAGTACTGCGGTAAGGTCTGTCTTTGGAAAATTTCTCAGACATCAGGCAATTCCCGGAAGAAAGCAGGATGAATTGCGCATCGGTAATCGTGGTCCGGCTATTGGCATAATGCACCACTTTCTCTCCCTGTTCCACCAGAGTAATAAGGTTTTGCTGCAGGTCGATGCGGTTCTTCAAAACCGGGTTTGTGGAAACATGGTTGAAGAGTCCGAACAGGTTTTCTGCCGGTTTTGCTTCTTGCTGTACCTGTTTTTGCATTTGGGCCATGGATTCACGGTTTATAAAACAAAGATAGGAAAATCCCGCCGCGAATGAGCCGCCCTTCAGGGTATTAAGTCAAGATAAACAACATTTTATTTAACAATTGATTAGTTATTAATCATTTTAAAACTAAAATATAATCAGTAATTTTGTTTTTACTTGCTATTGCAAGCATCAAACTAGTAAATATGTCCGACAATTTTCGTTATAAAAATGGCCGCGGAGCCCAGGTAAATCCGCACAATCGGTTCTTTTCACAGGAAAAAGGCGATGATTTTGACGATATTGATCCTGCCGAAGAACCGGAATTGCGAACCAAATTCATCGATGTCCATCCGAAATCGATTGTGAACAAGCTTTCCAGTCCGGATATCGGCATGTACTACTCGCTCAATCCTTACCAGGGATGCGAACACGGTTGCACCTATTGCTACGCAAGGCCTACACACGAATATTGGGGCTATAGTGCAGGAACGGATTTCGAGCGCATCATTCTCGTGAAGAAAAATGCCCCGCAGCTTCTGGAAGAAACGCTGAACAAAAAATCATGGAAAGTGCAGACCATCACCATTTCCGGGAATACCGACTGTTACCAGCCCTGCGAACGCGATTACGGGATCACGCGAAAACTACTCGAAATCATGCTCAAATACCGGCATCCGGTGGGAATCATCACCAAAAACGCCCTGGTCACCAGGGATCTCGACATCCTGGAAGAATTGGCCAGACTGAATTTGGTGTCTGTCAACATCAGTTTAACCAGTTTGAAAGAAGACCTTCGCAGGAAACTGGAACCGCGAACCGCCACCAGCCACAAGAAACTGGATGCCATTGAAAAACTGACACAACACGGAGTCCCGGTAAATGTACTGATGGCGCCGATTATCCCGGCTTTGAACGACGATGAGATTTTTTCGATTGCGGAAGCTGTAGCCAAACGTGGCGCTCTGGGCATGTACCACCAGATTGTGCGGCTCAATGGCCCTAATGGGGAGATTTTTACCGATTGGGTCACCAAGAATTACCCGGATCGCGCCGAAAAAGTATTGAACCAGTTGCGCGACATGCATGGCGGAAAACTCAATGACAGCCGTTTCGGGGTACGCATGAAAGGCGAAGGAGTGTATGCCATGAACATCCAGCGACAGGTGCAATTGGCCCGCAAAAAGTTTCTCCCGTCAACACCCTTCCCGCGCCTCCGCACAGACCTGTTCCAAATTCCCGATACCAGCGGACAAATGAAATTGTTTTGAGAAACTCAAAAGTACCCTGAAATCTGAGGATTATTTAAAATGTACACAGATCGTAAGGACCTGGAACAATCAGATGACAATGCTAGCAACCCATTATCTGCGTTAATCTGCGCCATCTGCGTGAAAAAAAGATTCGTAGCATATAAGATAGAAAATCTCCAAAACAAAAAAAGGAACCTGCCGCAGCAAATTCCTTTCTTGATTAATTCTTAAACAATTAAACAGTTGCATCCAATAGATCGGATGTTTCTGCCTTTTTAGATCCAATTGCTCCTGAACCATATTCTTTACGAAGGAAATCTGCAACATTGTCACGCAATTTCACTTGTTTCGGCTTGAAAGCAGTTAAAAACACGATGAACGGGATCAAAACTCCCAAAAGAAGGATAGACAACGCAAAAAGCATTTGCCCTCCCATAGTAGGAAATGTCTCAGTTAAACGCACAAATCCCTTTTTCTCACCAAAAATCTGTGCACCTGCAATTTTACCTTCTCCGATGATCAAAACTTTCGGACCTCTGAATTTTACAGTGTATTCAGGAAATGCAGCTTCCAGTTTTGGCTTTAATTCAGCCAATGTATACGGCTGTTCCACTTTTACTTTCATAGTAATCAGTTTTAGTTTGACGGGACTAAAATAACACCTTTTTTTAAATGAGGAAGGAGTTTGAAATGAATATGGAAAGATCATGCCTTTGCAAACTATCCCGTACTAATGCATTTCACTTCTTCTCACATATGTAAAACAACCAACCGGTTCCGGCCTCCAAAAAGAAAGAAAAACGGGTCATATACGGGTCAAGTACGGATCAAGTATGGGTCAAGTACGGGTATAGTATCAAAACGTTATTTATGCAACATTTCAGCTTATTTCTAACAATTCTGAACAGTCGGCTGAAAATCCCGTTCCCACTGGGATTATCAAAACCAGTAATCATAAAACCAGCGCACCGAAAAAATCAAAAAAGAGAATAAATCGGCCAAACAGGCAAAAATCCCCTCTTCACCAACCCGCTCCTTCATTTCCCATAAGTGTAAAAACAAATTTTAGTAAAAACACATCATTACAATTTCAAAATTCGTAATTCGTAATTCGTAATTCGTAATTCGTAATTCGTAATTCGTAATTCGTAATTCATTCCCTATCTTTATCCTCCATTCTCGAAAACTATGAAACATTCTGTTGCTCAATGCTTTTTTCACCTCCTGGTACTTGCTGCCGGCCTGTTGAATACCGCTTTTGCCCAAACATCCTTTCCGTATGATACGCGAAGTGACAGTATTGCGATCAAACACTACAAGGTACACCTGGATTTACGTGATTTTAGCACCTTCATACTAAAAGGCCATACCGAAATCGGCTTCAAACCGCTGGTGAATAACATCACAGAGATCAGGCTGGACTTGATGGGACCGGCCGTAGACAGCGTCCGCGATGCAAACGGGAATAACCTCACCTTCACTCCCGCCCCGCTTGGGTTCAAAGTAAACCTGGGAGCAACCTACAATGCCGGTGATTCTACTTCCATCAAAGTGTTCTACCACGGCACAACAGTTCAGGATCCCACATTCGGAGGGTTTTATTTCAATTCCGCGTATGCTTACAACGTGGGCGTTTCATTGGACGACATTCCGCACAACTATGGAAAAACCTGGTTCCCGTGTTTCGATAATTTCACCACACGTTCTACCTACGACCTGTTTGTAACCACCCTTCCTGCCCACGATGCAGCTTGCGGCGGTGTTTTCCAGGGAACTGTCATCAATCCGGATTTATCGGAAACACACCACTGGAAAGTGTTCCAGTCCATTCCTTCTTACCTGATCTCAGTTGCCGTATCCAATTACGTATTTGTAAACAGCACGTTCACGAATTACCAAAACGATCCCGTTCCGGTAAAATTGGCTGCACATGCTTCGGATACCACGCAAATGAAAAATTCATTCGCCAACCTGGAAAATGCATTCGACATTTTTGAGAATAAATTCGGGCCGTACCGCTGGGATCGCGTGGGCTACGTTTTGGTACCAATGACTGCCGGTGCTATGGAACATGCCATGAACATCGCTTACCCGGAAGTGATCGCTGACGGGAGTTTATCGTACCAGTCCATCATGGCGCACGAACTGTCGCATCACTGGTGGGGCGATTTGGTAACCTGCCGCACTGCAGAAGATATGTGGATCAACGAAGGAAGCGCCGCTTATTGCGAATACGTTTTCAAGGAAGGCCTCACCAACCGGGCAAACTACGAAGCTGCGGTGAGGAATGAGCACAAAAACCTGCTTCGCACCTGCCACATGGACGACGATGGCTACTGGCCGCTTTCGGGAGTGCCACAGGAACACACGTACGGGAACACTACTTATTTGAAAGGCGCCGACGTCATCCACACGCTTAGGGGCTACCTCGGAGATTCCTTATTCTTCAACGGTTTGAAAGAATTATTGGAACAAAATAAATTCTCAGACATCGATGCGATCGAATACCGCGACGACCTGAGCGCGATTACCGGATTCAACCTCGACAACTTCTTCAAAGACTGGATCTTCCAGGGAGGATGGCCGCATGTTTCGATCGACTCATTGACCGTGGTTCAGAACGGCGCGCAGCACGATGTAACCGTTCATCTGAAGCAGAAACTGGTTGGACGAACGAATTACAGCAACCAGGTTCCGTTAACTCTGACCCTGCGCGACGATAACTGGAACACCTTCGAAACGAAAATCCACTCGTCAGGGATGAACAATACCGTAACGGTTTCCGTTCCTTTCATTCCGACTTTCGGTTACCTGAACCGCGATGAATTGATCTCGCATGCAGTAACCGCGACATACAATACTTTTAACACAACCGGTACCAAAAACCTGGCGCATTCCAACCTGACACTGCAAATTCAGAACATCAGTGATTCTGCGTTCGTGTTGGTGGAACACAACTGGGCCGCTCCCGACCCGATTATTCACTGGGAAAACGGGAACCTGATCTCTACACAGCGTTATTGGCGCATCGACGGGATTTGGAATGCAGGTTTCAATACCAATGCGACTTTCCGTTACAGCGGCCAGCTGACCGGTGGAAATGCTTACCTCGACCATTTACTGATCACCGGAACGGAAGACAGCCTGATCCTGCTTTACCGCCCCGACCGTTCGGCAGATTGGATCGAATTCCCGACTTATACCAAGAATTTCGGAAATGTAACCGACAAAACCGGTTCGTTCAATGTAACCAATCTTCTGAAAGGAGAATATGCTATAGGAATGAAAGCGGACAACCTGGCTGTGAACGAACTGGAGGCTGGAAATGTGTCGCTTTACCCGAATCCCGCAAACGGCTTTGTTTCTGTTGAAAGCAAGGTGACTACGGATAAAATCGTGGTGAGCGACATGATGGGAAAAGTGGTCGAACA
The window above is part of the Fluviicola sp. genome. Proteins encoded here:
- a CDS encoding YbhB/YbcL family Raf kinase inhibitor-like protein, producing the protein MSTQGSTFTLKSNELGGQFTNTHFGVGNGCAGENKSPELHWENAPEGTKAFAVTLYDLDAPTGSGLWHWVVYNIPASVHSLESDAGNLETNKLPAGALGGLSDIGLKGYFGPCPPAGELHRYQITVYALKEPIEAGENTSAAFTGFLLNGNALAKASLLIYAKQ
- a CDS encoding PA0069 family radical SAM protein yields the protein MSDNFRYKNGRGAQVNPHNRFFSQEKGDDFDDIDPAEEPELRTKFIDVHPKSIVNKLSSPDIGMYYSLNPYQGCEHGCTYCYARPTHEYWGYSAGTDFERIILVKKNAPQLLEETLNKKSWKVQTITISGNTDCYQPCERDYGITRKLLEIMLKYRHPVGIITKNALVTRDLDILEELARLNLVSVNISLTSLKEDLRRKLEPRTATSHKKLDAIEKLTQHGVPVNVLMAPIIPALNDDEIFSIAEAVAKRGALGMYHQIVRLNGPNGEIFTDWVTKNYPDRAEKVLNQLRDMHGGKLNDSRFGVRMKGEGVYAMNIQRQVQLARKKFLPSTPFPRLRTDLFQIPDTSGQMKLF
- a CDS encoding M1 family aminopeptidase, with the protein product MKHSVAQCFFHLLVLAAGLLNTAFAQTSFPYDTRSDSIAIKHYKVHLDLRDFSTFILKGHTEIGFKPLVNNITEIRLDLMGPAVDSVRDANGNNLTFTPAPLGFKVNLGATYNAGDSTSIKVFYHGTTVQDPTFGGFYFNSAYAYNVGVSLDDIPHNYGKTWFPCFDNFTTRSTYDLFVTTLPAHDAACGGVFQGTVINPDLSETHHWKVFQSIPSYLISVAVSNYVFVNSTFTNYQNDPVPVKLAAHASDTTQMKNSFANLENAFDIFENKFGPYRWDRVGYVLVPMTAGAMEHAMNIAYPEVIADGSLSYQSIMAHELSHHWWGDLVTCRTAEDMWINEGSAAYCEYVFKEGLTNRANYEAAVRNEHKNLLRTCHMDDDGYWPLSGVPQEHTYGNTTYLKGADVIHTLRGYLGDSLFFNGLKELLEQNKFSDIDAIEYRDDLSAITGFNLDNFFKDWIFQGGWPHVSIDSLTVVQNGAQHDVTVHLKQKLVGRTNYSNQVPLTLTLRDDNWNTFETKIHSSGMNNTVTVSVPFIPTFGYLNRDELISHAVTATYNTFNTTGTKNLAHSNLTLQIQNISDSAFVLVEHNWAAPDPIIHWENGNLISTQRYWRIDGIWNAGFNTNATFRYSGQLTGGNAYLDHLLITGTEDSLILLYRPDRSADWIEFPTYTKNFGNVTDKTGSFNVTNLLKGEYAIGMKADNLAVNELEAGNVSLYPNPANGFVSVESKVTTDKIVVSDMMGKVVEQRLNTGKTADFTTSSWKKGTYWITGYNQDKSVFRKLLVVQ
- a CDS encoding AraC family transcriptional regulator, whose translation is MAQMQKQVQQEAKPAENLFGLFNHVSTNPVLKNRIDLQQNLITLVEQGEKVVHYANSRTTITDAQFILLSSGNCLMSEKFSKDRPYRSTLLFFENAALTRFFTKYASLISRISPDLSADKKPFVVFEKDEFIRNYIQSLKFINQETPGLSEQKIALKFEELMLYLLENYPKELLSFQIRSQEEYSDLEIRKAVEQNITSNLTLEELAFLCHTSVSTFKRRFQKLYQLTPRQYFLQQKMELAATFLLENDHPGEVFYKVGYENHSSFSQSFKQVYGVSPKEFQQQKRAFSDNL